One part of the Candidatus Eisenbacteria bacterium genome encodes these proteins:
- the moaA gene encoding GTP 3',8-cyclase MoaA: MEESVTPRSQLLDSFGREIRSLRVSVTDRCNFRCTYCMPPEGIELLPRAHFLTNAEIARLVGILCGLGIAKVRLTGGEPLLRRDLEDLVSRLQGTPGLRDLALTTNGYYLGERAQGLWDAGIRRVNVSLDSLDKHRFHEVTRVNAFDRVWQGIEAAVAVGMRVKLNAVVLRDTPMEQLVAFAGLAKEGRVEARFIEFMPLCGHGWAPEKVLPIAEVRDAVRKAYRLESNGHPRGSDVAETWRVDGGSMVGFIGSLTEPFCENCDRVRLGVDGRLQLCLFRTEMLELGPMVRGGSTDEEIESYLVKGVLLKPAGHGFRWDDPRNSMRPNIRSIGG, from the coding sequence TTGGAAGAATCCGTCACACCCAGGTCCCAGCTCCTCGATTCGTTCGGGCGCGAAATCCGCTCGCTGCGCGTCTCGGTCACCGACCGCTGCAACTTCCGGTGCACCTACTGCATGCCTCCGGAGGGGATCGAGCTGCTGCCCCGCGCCCACTTCCTCACCAACGCCGAGATCGCGCGGCTGGTGGGGATCCTGTGCGGCCTGGGGATCGCCAAGGTCCGGCTCACCGGCGGCGAACCGCTGCTGCGGCGCGACCTCGAGGACCTGGTGTCCCGGCTGCAGGGCACGCCGGGGCTGCGGGACCTGGCACTGACCACCAACGGCTACTACCTCGGCGAGCGCGCGCAGGGCCTGTGGGACGCCGGCATCCGCCGCGTCAACGTGAGCCTGGACAGCCTCGACAAGCACCGCTTCCACGAAGTGACGCGCGTGAACGCGTTCGACCGCGTGTGGCAGGGCATCGAGGCGGCCGTGGCCGTGGGCATGCGCGTGAAGCTCAACGCGGTGGTGCTGCGCGACACGCCGATGGAGCAACTGGTGGCCTTCGCCGGGCTGGCGAAGGAGGGCCGTGTGGAGGCGCGCTTCATTGAGTTCATGCCGCTGTGCGGCCACGGTTGGGCGCCGGAGAAAGTGCTGCCCATCGCCGAGGTGCGCGATGCGGTGCGCAAGGCCTACCGCCTGGAGTCCAACGGTCACCCTCGCGGCTCGGACGTGGCCGAGACCTGGCGCGTGGACGGCGGCAGCATGGTGGGCTTCATCGGCTCGCTCACCGAGCCGTTCTGCGAGAACTGCGACCGCGTGAGACTGGGCGTGGACGGCCGCCTGCAGCTGTGTCTGTTCCGCACCGAGATGCTGGAACTGGGGCCCATGGTGCGCGGCGGCTCCACCGACGAGGAGATCGAGAGCTACCTGGTCAAGGGCGTGCTCCTGAAGCCCGCGGGCCACGGGTTCCGCTGGGACGATCCGCGCAATTCCATGCGCCCGAACATCCGCAGCATCGGCGGATAG